GCACGCGCACAGGACACAGAAGACAAGAGCGCCGAGGGTGGCCCCCGGCGCCCGTTTCCAGTCTCCTGCGCTCAGCCGGCAGCGGCGCGTCCGCGCCGCCCGCCCCGCCCGCGCGGTGACCATCCTCACTCCCCTTCGCCCTTGGCAGCGTCGCCCGGCGCCGCCTCCGCGGCCTCAACAGCGCCCTCAACCGGCGGCGCGGGCTCCTCGGCCCGGCGGCGCAGCGGCTCGACCGCCTCCTCCGCCTTCGGCTTCCGCTCCTTGAAGGTCACAGGCTCGGTCACGAACTGCAGGATCGAGAGAGGCGCGGAGTCACCGAGCCGCGTCTCGACCTTCACGATGCGCGTGTAGCCGCCCGGCCGGTCCGCATAGCGCGGCGCCAGCTCCTCG
Above is a window of Candidatus Effluviviaceae Genus I sp. DNA encoding:
- the rplQ gene encoding 50S ribosomal protein L17, with product MRHRCRGRKLGRTWAHRKSMLRNMVTSLIEHERIETTDAKAKEVRSVAERLVTLAKRGNGSVAARRRAARVVRDRKLVKKLFEELAPRYADRPGGYTRIVKVETRLGDSAPLSILQFVTEPVTFKERKPKAEEAVEPLRRRAEEPAPPVEGAVEAAEAAPGDAAKGEGE